A genomic stretch from Colwellia sp. Arc7-635 includes:
- a CDS encoding MFS transporter: protein MNRSSKINNSPVQQFSTEEAKAKKSLYSVMLVVLFSSAGIALPYPILAPLFLNEISPLTTFADLPSKILLGILLAIYPLGVILGSSVLGAASGIYGRKKTLIITLVLTVISYVLSALAVLAESFLLLVLARFLTGIFSGNISIAKAVAVDLSPTLDKTYTFNLVNATGYLGWLLGPLAGGLLAVYGLDTVFYFAAVVLVVALVSVTLVLPRDNLKPAETKMKFSQLFSKQNSFALLANKKIRRIFLIYLLATLGLNSYYEFYPVWLVENFNFSSPDIGYITVVLTLFMTITSVFFVKQLKYLFGLKFGAIVGMLLMAFLFILHPVLSETSVWPVYAITGVAIAIFNGLLPVYISEQYADIEQGQLMGLITTIFSLANVIIALVGSALALFGAHWAIIFGAILLIIASIDFNYSQEDIR, encoded by the coding sequence ATGAATCGCTCTTCGAAAATCAATAATTCTCCCGTTCAGCAGTTCAGTACAGAAGAGGCAAAGGCAAAAAAATCCTTATATTCTGTTATGTTGGTGGTGCTTTTTAGTAGTGCCGGTATAGCGCTGCCTTATCCTATACTTGCCCCGCTTTTCCTCAATGAGATTAGTCCCTTAACTACATTTGCTGATTTACCAAGTAAGATACTATTAGGTATTTTATTAGCGATATATCCTTTAGGGGTTATTCTGGGCAGCTCAGTTTTAGGCGCGGCCTCAGGTATTTATGGTCGTAAAAAAACGTTAATCATCACCTTAGTATTAACCGTGATCAGTTATGTCTTATCCGCACTTGCTGTACTCGCAGAAAGTTTTTTATTATTGGTATTAGCACGCTTTCTTACCGGTATTTTCTCAGGCAATATTAGTATCGCCAAAGCGGTCGCAGTAGATTTATCGCCAACACTAGATAAAACTTATACTTTTAACCTGGTTAATGCGACGGGTTATTTAGGCTGGTTACTTGGCCCATTGGCCGGAGGTTTATTAGCGGTATATGGATTAGATACGGTATTTTATTTTGCCGCAGTTGTCTTAGTTGTTGCATTGGTTAGCGTCACACTCGTTTTGCCCCGCGATAATCTAAAACCGGCAGAAACTAAGATGAAGTTCAGCCAACTTTTTAGCAAACAAAATTCATTTGCCCTATTGGCTAATAAAAAAATAAGACGCATTTTTTTAATTTACTTACTAGCAACCTTAGGCCTCAATTCATATTATGAGTTTTATCCGGTGTGGCTAGTGGAAAACTTTAATTTTTCCAGTCCTGACATTGGTTATATCACTGTTGTTTTAACTTTATTTATGACTATTACCAGTGTCTTTTTTGTTAAGCAACTAAAGTACCTTTTTGGACTTAAATTTGGTGCGATTGTTGGTATGCTATTGATGGCATTTTTGTTTATTTTACATCCGGTATTATCAGAAACCAGCGTTTGGCCTGTTTATGCGATTACTGGTGTTGCTATCGCTATTTTTAACGGCTTATTACCCGTCTATATTTCAGAACAATACGCTGACATAGAGCAAGGTCAATTAATGGGTTTGATCACCACTATTTTCAGTTTAGCGAATGTGATTATTGCCCTTGTCGGTAGTGCTTTAGCTTTATTTGGTGCACATTGGGCAATAATCTTTGGTGCAATATTACTGATCATTGCTTCAATTGATTTTAACTACAGCCAAGAAGATATTCGATAG
- a CDS encoding response regulator, with protein MSDNNSSVKKILLVEDDRQLSDLVTEFLESEGYHVKQEFRGDTVEKRVDKFVPDLIILDIMLPGKDGFAVCKDLRPSFKGPILMLTAKGTDFDQVLGLEIGADDYVIKPVEPRVLLARVNALLRRGQLPSDGKESAEIDCGNLHISRGSRQVTLHGENVDLTSQEFDLLWLLASRSGEVQNRDYIYKAVVGREYDGMDRSVDVRISRLRKKLHDSNETPFRIKTIWGQGYLFVPDAWS; from the coding sequence ATGTCAGATAATAATTCGTCAGTAAAGAAGATATTACTCGTTGAAGATGACCGTCAATTGTCAGATTTAGTTACAGAGTTTTTAGAAAGTGAAGGTTATCACGTTAAACAAGAATTTAGAGGTGACACGGTCGAGAAGCGAGTTGATAAATTCGTACCAGACTTAATTATTTTAGACATTATGTTACCAGGTAAAGACGGCTTTGCTGTTTGTAAAGACCTTCGTCCTAGCTTTAAAGGTCCTATTTTGATGCTAACGGCGAAAGGCACTGATTTTGATCAAGTGTTAGGTTTAGAGATTGGTGCTGATGACTACGTCATTAAACCTGTAGAGCCTCGAGTGCTGCTTGCCCGCGTTAATGCCTTATTACGTCGTGGCCAATTGCCATCAGATGGTAAAGAAAGCGCTGAAATTGATTGTGGTAATTTACATATTAGTCGTGGCTCTAGACAAGTAACATTACACGGTGAAAATGTTGACCTTACTAGCCAAGAGTTTGATTTATTATGGTTATTAGCAAGCCGCTCAGGTGAAGTACAAAACCGTGATTATATTTACAAAGCCGTTGTTGGCCGTGAATACGATGGTATGGACCGAAGTGTTGATGTGCGTATATCTCGCCTTCGTAAGAAGTTGCATGACAGCAACGAAACGCCTTTCCGTATTAAAACTATCTGGGGACAAGGTTATCTATTTGTTCCTGATGCATGGAGTTAA
- a CDS encoding ATP-binding protein — translation MKLGRSFFSLYFLIISIFIIFSWVLDEVWSSYLEQDIESYTGYKTMLLALSNFTEKHPQEQWQDIIAGAAEQWQMPLKLMSEQQVKEISHQKHDVISENNTHIYYDDNEVEIHHRINNTSAVIVLGPAKMPTRPRMEALIRVVLLASLACLLFFWLRPLSRDLDQLRKTAIEFGEESFDVVAPKARSTMTEPMVNAFNTMASRIKRLIDAHKELSTAVAHELRTPLARTKFALQMLACTDDKIKQEKYRTAISKDICELEQLISEMLIYASFDDDKPDINFSEESLLEIVEKQVSNYQQFEQKFTINNLIGDTKVDADRHFISRALNNYISNAIKYGDGEIDITILQNGDLCEIRVTDNGDGVCDDFKCTIFDAFSRGDTSRNRETGGFGLGLAIVRRIMEWHDGRASVADNEHGGASFILSWPIKHIVS, via the coding sequence ATGAAACTCGGTCGCTCATTCTTTAGCTTATATTTTCTGATCATTTCTATTTTTATCATATTCTCTTGGGTACTTGATGAAGTATGGAGTTCATATCTAGAACAAGATATTGAATCCTATACCGGCTATAAAACTATGTTATTAGCCTTGTCTAACTTTACAGAGAAGCATCCACAAGAACAGTGGCAAGATATTATCGCGGGTGCTGCAGAACAATGGCAAATGCCGTTAAAATTGATGTCAGAACAACAAGTGAAAGAAATTAGCCATCAAAAGCATGATGTTATTAGCGAAAACAATACACATATTTATTACGATGACAACGAAGTAGAAATTCATCACCGCATTAACAATACCTCTGCTGTTATTGTTTTAGGGCCTGCAAAAATGCCAACTAGACCGCGAATGGAAGCTCTCATTCGTGTTGTTTTACTGGCCAGTTTAGCTTGTTTACTATTTTTTTGGTTACGACCGTTATCGCGAGATTTAGACCAATTACGTAAAACTGCCATTGAGTTTGGTGAAGAAAGTTTCGATGTAGTCGCACCTAAAGCAAGATCAACCATGACCGAACCTATGGTGAATGCGTTTAATACCATGGCCAGTCGCATAAAGCGTTTAATCGACGCACATAAAGAATTATCAACAGCCGTTGCTCATGAATTACGCACGCCACTTGCACGCACCAAGTTTGCATTGCAAATGTTGGCTTGTACCGACGATAAAATAAAGCAGGAAAAATACCGTACGGCGATCAGTAAAGACATCTGCGAACTAGAACAACTTATCAGTGAAATGCTGATTTATGCGAGCTTTGACGACGATAAACCTGATATTAATTTTTCTGAAGAATCACTTTTGGAAATTGTTGAGAAACAGGTCAGTAATTATCAACAGTTTGAGCAAAAATTCACTATTAATAATTTAATTGGCGATACCAAAGTTGATGCCGACAGACACTTTATCAGCCGAGCGTTGAATAACTATATTTCCAATGCGATAAAATATGGTGATGGTGAAATAGACATTACTATTTTACAAAATGGTGATCTTTGTGAAATTAGAGTTACGGACAATGGTGATGGCGTTTGTGATGATTTTAAATGCACGATATTTGATGCTTTCTCTCGAGGCGACACTTCTCGTAATAGAGAAACAGGGGGCTTTGGTTTAGGTTTAGCCATTGTTCGCAGGATCATGGAATGGCATGACGGTAGAGCTTCTGTTGCTGATAATGAACATGGTGGCGCCAGTTTTATTCTGAGCTGGCCAATCAAACACATCGTTTCTTAG
- a CDS encoding VC2046/SO_2500 family protein — protein sequence MTLNVKSNDILVHELQLGEQLNESVHSARRSDFSLMLAMLTDDVRAHSQFTVPRSQATEKITSAEQLRKQFQLPDEAPLALKSIDDISRFNQAQLIEKQQFDCLRLANTLQPKALAFRDDAKYISQQVMTNTSLYCQQKHQQKAPQQAAAARTEFNANAWLGAVQNTIVKAPLMEAYA from the coding sequence TTGACATTAAACGTTAAATCAAATGACATACTTGTTCATGAACTTCAGTTAGGCGAACAGCTTAACGAGAGTGTTCATAGTGCACGACGTTCTGATTTTTCTTTAATGCTGGCCATGCTGACAGATGATGTCCGAGCGCACAGTCAATTTACCGTTCCACGTTCACAAGCAACAGAAAAAATCACATCAGCTGAGCAGCTTCGAAAACAATTCCAATTACCTGATGAAGCGCCTTTAGCGTTAAAAAGCATTGACGATATTAGCCGCTTTAATCAAGCACAATTAATTGAGAAACAGCAATTCGACTGCTTGCGTTTAGCGAATACTTTACAGCCTAAAGCCTTAGCTTTTCGTGATGATGCAAAATATATCAGCCAACAAGTAATGACTAATACCAGTTTATATTGTCAGCAAAAGCATCAACAAAAAGCGCCACAGCAAGCTGCGGCTGCACGTACTGAGTTTAATGCTAATGCATGGCTAGGTGCGGTACAAAACACCATTGTTAAAGCACCTCTTATGGAAGCCTATGCTTAG
- a CDS encoding YchJ family protein, which translates to MLCPCGCEQAYNDCCQAIIMAEKLAETPEQLMRSRYSAYANKNAEYIYHTYAFASQKEQSIDDIAQWAQQTQWLKLVIHFASDHQQDLANNMQSQVEFSAFYQHQGQIWHMRERSNFVIEDNAWRYLDGEVSDSLALARPKRNEQCFCGSEKKFKQCCAKNC; encoded by the coding sequence ATGTTATGTCCATGCGGCTGTGAACAAGCCTATAACGATTGTTGCCAAGCGATTATAATGGCTGAAAAATTGGCTGAAACGCCTGAACAATTAATGCGTTCACGATATTCTGCTTATGCAAACAAAAATGCAGAATATATTTACCATACTTATGCCTTCGCAAGCCAAAAAGAGCAGTCTATTGACGATATTGCGCAATGGGCACAACAAACTCAATGGCTGAAATTGGTTATTCATTTTGCGAGCGATCATCAACAAGATTTAGCGAACAACATGCAGTCACAAGTCGAATTTTCCGCATTTTATCAACACCAAGGACAGATTTGGCATATGCGTGAGCGGTCTAATTTTGTTATTGAAGATAACGCCTGGCGTTACCTTGATGGTGAGGTGTCTGACAGCTTAGCCCTTGCTCGGCCTAAGCGTAACGAGCAATGTTTTTGTGGTAGTGAGAAAAAGTTTAAACAGTGTTGCGCTAAAAACTGCTAA
- a CDS encoding thermostable hemolysin, whose protein sequence is MRDLNSSHRALRTFIASGEGAASFHLYDENAHQRVKAETAVKKIFRSAYGADISSYLPYLLTAETNQEVAAVIGLRRAFGQELFLEQYLSAPIESALKDINGLTVSRKNLIEIGNLVSCQAGLSRQLFIVLAFALAKAEIEWVSFTATAQVEQLLAKLSLFPVVIGQANAQAIVNGEDSWGSYYVNSPNVCVGNVFNAVAELEKSIAIQKMIVALAPTIDFIAEKLIAS, encoded by the coding sequence ATGAGAGATTTGAATAGCAGTCATCGCGCATTAAGAACATTCATCGCTTCAGGCGAAGGTGCTGCATCGTTTCATTTGTATGATGAAAATGCTCATCAACGGGTGAAAGCTGAAACTGCCGTAAAGAAAATTTTTCGTTCAGCCTACGGTGCCGATATCTCAAGTTACCTACCTTATTTATTAACCGCTGAAACTAATCAAGAAGTTGCCGCTGTAATTGGTTTGCGCAGGGCATTTGGACAAGAGTTATTTTTAGAACAATATTTATCAGCACCGATTGAAAGCGCGCTAAAAGATATTAATGGCTTAACTGTTTCGCGAAAGAACTTAATTGAAATTGGTAATTTAGTGTCTTGTCAGGCTGGCCTTAGTCGTCAATTGTTTATTGTTCTAGCCTTTGCTTTGGCCAAAGCAGAGATAGAGTGGGTCAGTTTTACCGCCACTGCACAGGTTGAGCAATTGTTAGCAAAGCTATCGTTATTTCCTGTGGTTATTGGACAAGCCAATGCGCAAGCGATTGTTAATGGCGAAGATAGTTGGGGGAGTTATTACGTCAATAGTCCTAATGTTTGTGTCGGTAATGTTTTTAACGCGGTTGCTGAGTTGGAAAAGTCTATTGCGATTCAAAAAATGATCGTTGCGCTGGCTCCTACGATTGATTTTATTGCAGAAAAATTAATCGCAAGTTAA
- a CDS encoding AMP-binding protein, whose product MMNSRLAKVWQTQKHKAMLIGEQASLNYEEFLQNVADYCDYLTELSATSVALCLDNSLDWILIDFACQQLDIVLLPLPAYFSAEQIQHSMSTAGCDVLIVDSAIADGFISKISAVKLLEQRAAHSAFSTYAVYKLSTENVSNVKSCLPPSTAKVTFTSGTTGLPKGVCLSVEHQWQVAESLTESFSSTMTKHLCVLPLSTLLENIAGIYAPLLNGTSVVVKSLASLGFNGSSSLNFTDFIQQISTVEPSSLITTPELLKGLVQACNMGWQAPKSLVFIAVGGAHVAQSLLDTAHAVGLPAFQGYGLSECCSVVSLNTVTEHSGESAGKVLSHLNIDIRQSEIIVKGPLFLGYAGDKTSWSQTEYATGDLGFLDDKGYLHIQGRKKNILISSFGRNINPEWLESRLTAEKSIKQAIVFGDAKPFCCAAIYVDDRQTSKQQVADSITVLNQQLPDYAQIKSWFYLAQAMVPNSELMTANGRVRRVVAAKYFKQEIDDIYQVERVM is encoded by the coding sequence ATGATGAACAGTAGACTTGCAAAGGTATGGCAAACTCAGAAGCATAAAGCCATGCTAATTGGCGAACAAGCTTCATTAAACTATGAAGAGTTTTTACAAAACGTTGCCGATTACTGTGATTATTTAACCGAATTGTCTGCGACATCAGTGGCACTATGTCTAGATAATAGTCTTGATTGGATTTTAATTGATTTTGCCTGTCAGCAGCTCGACATTGTGTTATTACCATTGCCTGCCTATTTTAGCGCCGAGCAAATTCAGCACAGCATGAGCACGGCGGGTTGCGATGTACTTATTGTTGATAGTGCTATTGCCGACGGCTTTATCAGTAAAATTTCAGCGGTTAAATTGCTTGAACAACGTGCAGCGCATTCAGCATTTTCAACATATGCAGTATATAAATTATCGACTGAAAATGTATCAAATGTTAAGTCGTGCTTACCACCTAGCACAGCAAAAGTTACTTTCACTTCGGGTACTACAGGTTTGCCTAAAGGTGTTTGTTTAAGTGTCGAACATCAATGGCAAGTCGCAGAAAGCTTAACCGAGAGTTTTTCCAGCACGATGACTAAACATTTATGTGTATTGCCGTTATCAACCTTATTAGAAAACATTGCTGGCATTTATGCACCCTTATTGAATGGCACGAGTGTTGTGGTTAAGTCGTTAGCATCATTAGGCTTTAACGGCAGTTCCTCATTAAATTTCACTGACTTTATTCAACAAATTAGTACGGTAGAGCCTTCAAGCTTAATTACCACGCCCGAGTTACTCAAAGGCTTAGTACAAGCCTGCAATATGGGCTGGCAAGCCCCTAAAAGTTTAGTTTTTATCGCGGTGGGCGGTGCACATGTTGCGCAATCATTATTAGATACAGCTCACGCGGTCGGTTTACCTGCATTTCAAGGTTATGGGCTTTCTGAGTGTTGCTCGGTCGTTAGTTTAAATACGGTGACAGAGCATAGTGGTGAAAGTGCAGGTAAGGTTTTATCTCACCTTAATATTGATATTAGGCAAAGCGAAATCATCGTTAAAGGGCCGTTATTTCTGGGTTACGCCGGTGATAAAACTTCGTGGTCGCAAACCGAATATGCCACCGGAGATTTAGGCTTTTTGGACGACAAAGGCTATCTGCACATTCAAGGACGAAAAAAGAATATATTGATCTCAAGTTTTGGACGAAATATTAATCCTGAATGGCTTGAATCTCGCTTAACGGCTGAAAAAAGTATCAAACAAGCGATTGTGTTTGGTGATGCGAAACCTTTTTGTTGTGCGGCTATTTATGTTGATGACCGTCAAACAAGCAAGCAACAAGTCGCAGACAGTATTACGGTACTTAATCAGCAATTACCAGACTATGCACAAATAAAATCTTGGTTCTACTTAGCACAAGCCATGGTCCCGAACAGTGAATTAATGACCGCGAATGGTCGAGTGAGAAGAGTCGTTGCTGCTAAGTATTTTAAACAAGAAATAGACGATATCTACCAGGTTGAACGGGTCATGTAG
- a CDS encoding SDR family oxidoreductase, with protein MNIEQSMVVITGATGGIAAAVAKQLAVKGAKLLLVARNSANLKALQQQLNLFVDTENHVTTGAASSGERYHYLSADITTEQGKADIITKAESLQANMLINAAGVSDFSYFSNITEQALQQTININLTAPIALTQLFLGQDHEHAEQAKYVVNIGSALGSIGFACYSSYCAAKFGLRGFTESLQRELAHSKHKILYFAPRATATDINSDAANEMNAALGNNVDTPDEVAKILIKQIISEQPRVTVGWPEKLFVRLNGLLPELVDKALGSKLEKIKYFARTRESVNKSVQPKAQAIAQHYD; from the coding sequence ATGAACATTGAACAATCTATGGTGGTGATCACCGGTGCAACTGGTGGCATAGCCGCTGCAGTAGCAAAACAGTTAGCGGTAAAAGGGGCTAAGTTACTGCTCGTTGCGCGCAACAGTGCTAATTTAAAAGCACTACAGCAGCAGCTTAATTTATTTGTTGATACTGAAAATCATGTAACAACTGGCGCAGCATCGTCAGGCGAGCGTTACCATTATTTGAGTGCCGATATAACAACCGAGCAAGGTAAGGCAGACATTATTACTAAGGCTGAATCGCTGCAAGCCAATATGCTCATAAATGCTGCTGGGGTGAGTGATTTTTCTTATTTTTCCAATATTACAGAGCAAGCATTACAACAAACTATCAATATTAATTTAACCGCTCCGATAGCATTAACGCAGTTATTTCTTGGCCAAGATCATGAGCACGCTGAGCAGGCAAAATATGTCGTCAACATTGGCTCAGCATTGGGGAGTATTGGTTTTGCTTGTTACAGCAGTTATTGCGCGGCTAAATTTGGTTTACGAGGATTTACTGAGTCGTTACAACGTGAATTGGCCCATAGTAAACATAAAATACTGTATTTTGCACCTAGAGCAACGGCTACGGATATAAATAGTGATGCGGCGAATGAGATGAATGCTGCATTAGGGAATAATGTCGACACTCCTGATGAGGTCGCCAAAATACTAATTAAGCAAATAATAAGTGAACAACCAAGGGTTACGGTCGGTTGGCCAGAAAAGTTATTTGTCAGATTAAATGGCTTATTGCCTGAACTTGTTGATAAAGCTTTAGGGAGCAAACTTGAGAAAATTAAGTACTTTGCCCGTACACGTGAAAGTGTAAATAAAAGTGTTCAGCCTAAAGCTCAAGCTATTGCACAACATTATGACTAA
- a CDS encoding response regulator transcription factor, with amino-acid sequence MRHEGFVVNHVETGKDALAALITPEHDMAILDLGLPDMDGLLVLKKLRDQKQTIPVIILTARDTIEQRVQGLDFGADDYLVKPFDINELLARLRVIERRLGTADAAIIAIATVKIDTTAHKVFLADEELACSKKEYMVLKALMENAGRIQSREQIESRLYDWGEEVMSNAVEVHIHNLRKKLPEKFIQTVRGVGYTINKV; translated from the coding sequence CTGCGTCATGAAGGCTTTGTTGTTAATCATGTTGAAACAGGTAAAGATGCACTGGCGGCTTTAATTACGCCTGAACACGATATGGCTATTCTGGATTTGGGGTTACCCGATATGGATGGTTTATTGGTGCTCAAAAAACTTCGAGATCAGAAGCAAACTATTCCAGTGATTATTCTTACCGCACGAGACACGATAGAGCAACGTGTACAAGGACTCGACTTTGGCGCAGATGATTATTTAGTTAAACCTTTTGATATAAATGAATTATTGGCAAGATTGCGAGTGATTGAACGTAGACTAGGTACCGCCGATGCTGCGATTATTGCTATTGCAACAGTGAAAATAGATACGACAGCCCATAAAGTTTTTCTGGCAGATGAAGAACTTGCCTGTTCTAAAAAAGAATATATGGTGTTAAAAGCGCTGATGGAAAATGCAGGACGTATTCAATCACGAGAACAAATTGAATCGCGCCTCTATGATTGGGGTGAAGAAGTGATGAGCAATGCGGTTGAAGTACATATTCATAACTTACGTAAGAAATTACCTGAGAAATTTATACAAACAGTGCGTGGTGTTGGCTATACCATTAATAAGGTCTAA
- a CDS encoding ATP-binding protein, whose protein sequence is MSIRRYLVLMLLSIITLVIFVSAIQGYKASMSKAESLFDGELMSLAQVISAVELPRGVVKHKITSNFAYQVLMDENVVTRSDNAPKTVINELSSGFKNANFLGKRWRTYTEQISGKSSENYWVIIAQPMTQRFDLAEGIILSAVTPIILIMPLLALIISLAVRQGLKPLTFLTRALKNKKANDLSQLSVNTTKELAPVTATLNELFLRLSSAFEREKQFASNAAHELRTPLSVLKINVHNLQQSFNDAKLFQHDKNTNQTPALPFEQLEQSVDRMAHVVDQILTLNRTNPEQMLAESETLNLQTLLQECISELYPYIASRGHEIELKSEPMTIMGNRFAIGILLKNLLGNAAKYTPDNGHILVTCQANKNSIVLRVEDSGPGIAPEEYARVFDRFYRVGGDSHNSKIFGCGLGLSIVKHIVELHQAKINLSRSKALSGLCVEVIFVSDRKTMTQKAFSQKVSQKASSQHISEINDNDKNLSDTKSTEHD, encoded by the coding sequence ATGTCTATTCGTCGTTACTTAGTACTCATGCTGCTGTCTATTATTACCTTAGTGATATTTGTGTCAGCTATTCAGGGCTATAAAGCGAGCATGAGCAAAGCCGAAAGCTTATTTGATGGCGAGTTAATGTCATTAGCACAAGTGATTAGTGCTGTTGAACTGCCTAGAGGCGTTGTTAAACACAAAATCACCAGTAACTTTGCTTACCAAGTGTTGATGGATGAAAACGTCGTTACCCGAAGTGACAATGCGCCAAAAACAGTGATTAATGAACTAAGTAGCGGTTTTAAAAATGCTAATTTTTTAGGTAAACGCTGGCGTACTTACACTGAACAAATAAGCGGTAAATCAAGCGAAAATTACTGGGTTATTATCGCACAACCTATGACTCAACGCTTTGATCTTGCTGAAGGTATTATTTTATCTGCGGTAACCCCAATTATTCTTATTATGCCGTTACTTGCACTGATTATTTCTTTAGCGGTGAGGCAGGGCTTAAAACCATTAACGTTCTTAACACGTGCACTAAAAAATAAAAAAGCCAATGATTTAAGTCAACTCAGTGTAAACACGACTAAAGAACTTGCCCCTGTAACTGCCACGTTAAATGAATTGTTTTTGCGACTATCGTCTGCGTTTGAGCGAGAAAAACAATTTGCTTCAAATGCCGCTCATGAACTAAGAACGCCATTAAGTGTGCTGAAAATTAATGTGCATAATCTACAACAAAGCTTTAATGACGCTAAGCTATTTCAGCACGATAAAAATACCAACCAAACTCCCGCATTACCTTTTGAGCAATTAGAGCAAAGTGTTGATCGTATGGCGCATGTGGTTGATCAAATACTGACCTTAAACCGCACCAACCCAGAACAAATGCTAGCCGAAAGTGAAACGCTTAATTTGCAGACTTTATTGCAAGAATGTATTAGCGAACTCTATCCCTATATTGCCAGTAGGGGCCATGAAATTGAGTTAAAAAGCGAGCCCATGACGATAATGGGTAACAGGTTTGCTATCGGTATATTATTGAAGAATTTATTGGGTAATGCAGCTAAATATACGCCTGATAATGGTCATATTTTAGTTACCTGCCAAGCAAACAAAAATAGCATTGTTTTACGTGTTGAAGATTCTGGCCCCGGAATTGCGCCAGAAGAATATGCTCGGGTATTTGACCGATTTTATCGGGTCGGCGGAGACAGTCATAATTCTAAAATTTTTGGCTGCGGTTTAGGTTTGTCAATTGTTAAACATATTGTAGAATTGCATCAAGCAAAAATTAACTTAAGTCGCTCTAAAGCACTATCCGGACTATGTGTCGAAGTTATATTTGTTAGCGATCGAAAAACTATGACTCAAAAAGCGTTTAGTCAAAAAGTTAGTCAGAAGGCTTCTAGTCAACATATCAGTGAGATAAATGATAATGACAAAAACTTATCCGATACAAAATCAACAGAGCATGATTAA
- a CDS encoding FTR1 family protein, whose amino-acid sequence MLINTIILFFRDALPIFVLSTILLSILQRKGITHHWYYFAVLTSIGLSLVLLNTVGELSHLLDDTGREWFYASCYIFCYAVSLLLLSQQDKLDSQNIVKSLTILRLCAGVLVVTVMALNGANFLIYLTGFWSQNNASDVLITGVVLGIGICVSIAVLLYFFMAFIDNYFRMFRETMLIFFSAGLLMKATNLLIQIDAFPSNNFLWDSNHVILEDSEVGQLLTAFFGYDATPTLLQLALYILAIVMALSLLYVRTSFFSDIQNKRQNQNQIKNKKLAKHKETV is encoded by the coding sequence ATGTTAATTAATACCATTATTTTATTTTTTCGAGATGCTTTACCAATCTTTGTTCTTAGCACTATCTTGCTATCAATATTGCAACGCAAAGGTATAACACACCACTGGTATTACTTTGCCGTATTGACCAGCATAGGGCTAAGCCTAGTGCTACTCAACACTGTTGGAGAGCTTTCACATCTGCTCGATGACACTGGTCGAGAGTGGTTTTATGCGAGTTGTTATATTTTTTGCTATGCCGTATCACTGTTATTACTGAGCCAGCAAGATAAACTAGATAGCCAAAATATAGTTAAATCACTGACTATCCTTCGACTTTGTGCCGGCGTTTTAGTGGTTACAGTGATGGCACTTAATGGCGCGAATTTTTTAATTTACCTTACGGGCTTTTGGTCGCAAAACAATGCTTCTGACGTACTAATAACCGGTGTTGTTTTAGGTATTGGTATTTGTGTAAGCATTGCCGTATTGCTGTATTTTTTCATGGCATTTATCGATAATTATTTTCGAATGTTCAGAGAAACTATGTTGATATTTTTTAGTGCTGGTTTATTAATGAAAGCAACAAACTTATTAATACAAATTGATGCTTTTCCAAGTAATAATTTTCTCTGGGATTCTAATCACGTTATTCTTGAAGACTCAGAAGTAGGGCAACTATTAACCGCATTTTTTGGTTACGATGCAACGCCAACGTTGTTGCAGTTAGCGCTTTATATACTGGCTATTGTGATGGCTTTGAGCTTGCTTTATGTCCGTACTTCTTTTTTTAGTGACATACAGAATAAACGTCAGAACCAAAATCAGATCAAAAACAAGAAATTAGCAAAACATAAGGAAACGGTGTAA